In Candidatus Atribacteria bacterium, the genomic window TAACCGAAGACGTTCATTTAAGTTATTTAAAATTATAGACAGGTTTATCTATAGCGGTTATTATAGAATAATTTGTGTAAGTAAACAGGTGCGGATTGCTTTAATCGAATGGCTTCCTAATCTTAAGAAGAAAAGCATGGTTATTCCTAATGCCGTACCCATACCTGATTTATCTAATTGGCCGTCTATAAAAAAATATGATATTCTTTTTGTGGGAAGGTTAACCAAGGCTAAGGGAGTAGATATTTTGTTTAGAGCAATAAAAATATTGAAAGAAAAGTATCAGATGGGGATAAAAGCCGCCATTGCAGGAGAAGGATATTTACAGGAAGAACTAAAAGGGTTAGTTAAAGAACTGGGGATAAGTAATGAAGTCGAATTTTTAGGTGTCAGAAGGGATATTGAAAAAATATTGAGCTCTACCCAAGTATTTGTATTGCCTTCTCGCTGGGAAGGTTTACCTCTTACTGTTCTGGAAGCTATGGGTAGTGGAGTAAGTATAATTGCTACTAAAGTAGGAGGTATTACGGAAGTTATTGAAAACGGGCAAGAGGGACTCTTGGTCCCGCCTGATGACCCGGGAGCGCTTGCTGAGGCTATCATTAACCTGCTTAAAAATAGGGAGTTAAGAATAAAACTAAGTTTCAATGCTTATCGAAAAGTAAAAGGAAAATATTCCATAGAAGTGCATACCAAAAACATGTTAGAATTTTATAAATCATTGATTACCGATTAAGAATAAGGAGCAAATATCGAATTGGAAAGAAAAATAAAAGTTGCACACCTTATTGCCCGAATGATTAGCGGTGGAGCCGATGAAAACACTTTGTTTACTGTAAAAGGACTGAATAAAGAATTGTATGAAATCGATCTGATTTGCGGTGAGGAATCGGATGAGGGTATTTTAAGGAAGATCATAGACGAAAAAATTCATATTATTCAATTAAAAGGATTAAAATGGAAACTTAATTTCTGGTATGATCCCATAGTGTTAATTAAATTAATTCAGCTAATGAGAAAAAATCATTACGATATTGTTCATACTCATACGACCAAAGCAGGTATCTTGGGAAGGATTGCTGCTCGTATAGCAGGAGTATCGATAATAGTTCATGGATTACACGGAAGTACTTTTGAAGCGTTTAATAGCGGGCTGCTCAATCGGCTTTTATTTCTGTTTGAGAGGCTTACGGGGGGGTTTACCGATGCCTATATTTCGGTAAGTAGAGTGCTTTCTGAAAAGTATATAGAGAAAGGAATCGGGAAAAAGGAGAATTATCATACGGTATATAGCGGTATGCATTTAGAAAAATTTTACGGAGTAAGAGAGAAAATTGACTATCGGAAAAAACGGAGGGAATTGGGAATAAGCTTGGATGATTTTGTCATTGGTAATGTGGCACGGTTAGAGACGAGAAAGGGGCATCAATTTCTTCTTGATGTATTTAAAAATATAACAGAGAAAGAGAAGAAGGAAGAGGGCAAAGAGGATCAGGCAAAATTGTTAATTATTGGGGAAGGAAATAAGAGAGAATATCTGGAGGATTATGTAAAAAAATTAAATTTAGAAAGTAAAGTAATTTTTACCGGATATAGGAAAGATGTAGAAGAGCTAATGGCAGTAATGGATATTTTTGCTTTGACTTCTTTGCGCGAAGGACTGCCCCGAGTGATAGTGCAGGCAGCTGCAGTAGGGATACCTTCGATAGCTTTTAATGTAGACGGAGTTTCGGAGGTTATTAAAGATAACTATAATGGGTTTTTAGTGGAAGCAAAAGACTTAAAACACTTAGAAAATGGGATCAGACAATATATGAATAATAAAGACTTGGTTTTGCTGCACGGTCGAAATGGCCGGGAATTAATTGAAAATAAGTGGTCTATAAAAGGAATGGTGGAAAGAACTGACCAAATCTATCAGAAATTGATTCGGGAAAAAATAGGGGAAATAAGATGAAAAAAATATTGGTGACTGGCTCTGCAGGATTTATCGGTGCTAAGGTTTCGGAGATGCTTCTTGAAAAGGATTATCAAGTGATTGGCTTAGATAACCTGAATGATTCTTATGATGTAAATCTTAAATTTTGGCGTCTGGAGAGATTAAAAACGTATCGCAATTTTATTTTTTATAAAGTCTCCATTGAAAATTTTAATGAACTGAAAAAAATATTTAAGGAGAATTGCCCGGAGGGAGTCATTAATCTGGCAGCTCATACAGGAGTGCGTTATAGTTTAGAGAATCCATTTATTTATCTTTCTACAAATAGTGGAGGGAATTTAAATTTGTTGGAGCTGTGTCGGGAAAACGAGGTGCCTAAATTTGTCTTGGCTTCTACCTCGTCACTTTATGCCGGTCAAAAAATGCCTTTTCGAGAGGATTTAGTAGTAAATAGGCCTATTTCGCCTTATGCGGCTTCCAAGAAGGCAGCTGAAATGATGACTTATACCTATCATTATTTATATGGATTAGATGTCACAATTTTGCGTTACTTTACGGTTTATGGACCGGCAGGAAGACCGGATATGGCTGTTTTCAGGTTTATTAAATGGATGACGGAAAGCACTCCCTTGGAAATATTTGGAGATGGTGATCAGAAAAGGGATTTTACTTATATAGATGATATTGTCAGGGGTACGATCGAGGCTTTAATCCCTTTAGGTTATGAGATTATTAACCTGGGGAATAATCATCCCTATAAAATTTCTGAAATGATAAAGTTAACCGAAGAATCAATCGGGAAGAAAGCGCATTTGAATTACAAAGAATTTCATAAAGCTGATATGCAGGCAACCTGGGCAGACATAAACAAAGCGCAGGAGCTTCTTAATTGGAGGCCGCAAATTAGCTTGGAAGAAGGAATAAAAAGAACAGTAGATTGGACTGTAAATAATTGGGAATGGATCAGGAAGATAAAAATCTAAAAAGCAAGAGTAAAATACAGAAAAGGGGAGAAATAAATATTTATGTTGATCGGAATACTATTAGTGTCATTTTTTACAAGTATTATTTTGTTTCCGGTTATGATTTTTCGTTTGAAAAAGGCTGGGATTGTGGGAAAAAATATGAATAGCGAAAAACAGGAAGAAGTAGCGGAAATGGGAGGATTGGTAATCATCGCCGGATTTGGTTCCGGGATATTTATAGTGATTACAGTTAAGACTTTTTTTCATCTATTTCCTTCAATCGATATAATTTCTGTTTTGGTAGCTTTATCGACAATATTAATAGTGGTGTTAATAGGGATTTTTGATGACTTGGTGTCCATGCCGCAGCAGGTAAAGGCATTTATGCCTGTATTGGCTGCTTTACCTTTAGTGGTAATTAAAGAGGGGAGCACTTTTATGATAATGCCATTTTTAGGAAATATTAATTTTGGTTTATTATATACCTTGGTCATCATTCCTTTGGAGGTTACTATTGCGGCTAACGCGGTTAATATGCTGGCAGGCTTTAATGGCATAGAGGTTGGAATGGGAATAATAGC contains:
- a CDS encoding UDP-N-acetylglucosamine--dolichyl-phosphate N-acetylglucosaminephosphotransferase — protein: MLIGILLVSFFTSIILFPVMIFRLKKAGIVGKNMNSEKQEEVAEMGGLVIIAGFGSGIFIVITVKTFFHLFPSIDIISVLVALSTILIVVLIGIFDDLVSMPQQVKAFMPVLAALPLVVIKEGSTFMIMPFLGNINFGLLYTLVIIPLEVTIAANAVNMLAGFNGIEVGMGIIAMGSLAVIAYLLGKMTVLVILLAALGALLATLYYNWYPAKILVGDVGTLSIGAIIAAAVIMGNFEIAGIILLIPYVIDFLIKAKHHFPYSFGIYREGKLYCPEDGPVGLGQLIMKVCGGINERNLVLLMMGIEAVLGVVAILFYV
- a CDS encoding glycosyltransferase family 1 protein, which encodes MKQRKVLQVINSLHAGGAEVLLKNFTLQAKKSCRKNNDCPVEIEIAILYSEDIFKDDFKKAGIVVWELGLKFKYDLRGVIKLISLIKRGKYNIVHVHLFPANLFGSLASLFLSKNIKFIFSEHNVYNRRRSFKLFKIIDRFIYSGYYRIICVSKQVRIALIEWLPNLKKKSMVIPNAVPIPDLSNWPSIKKYDILFVGRLTKAKGVDILFRAIKILKEKYQMGIKAAIAGEGYLQEELKGLVKELGISNEVEFLGVRRDIEKILSSTQVFVLPSRWEGLPLTVLEAMGSGVSIIATKVGGITEVIENGQEGLLVPPDDPGALAEAIINLLKNRELRIKLSFNAYRKVKGKYSIEVHTKNMLEFYKSLITD
- a CDS encoding NAD-dependent epimerase/dehydratase family protein, with translation MKKILVTGSAGFIGAKVSEMLLEKDYQVIGLDNLNDSYDVNLKFWRLERLKTYRNFIFYKVSIENFNELKKIFKENCPEGVINLAAHTGVRYSLENPFIYLSTNSGGNLNLLELCRENEVPKFVLASTSSLYAGQKMPFREDLVVNRPISPYAASKKAAEMMTYTYHYLYGLDVTILRYFTVYGPAGRPDMAVFRFIKWMTESTPLEIFGDGDQKRDFTYIDDIVRGTIEALIPLGYEIINLGNNHPYKISEMIKLTEESIGKKAHLNYKEFHKADMQATWADINKAQELLNWRPQISLEEGIKRTVDWTVNNWEWIRKIKI
- a CDS encoding glycosyltransferase family 1 protein, with protein sequence MERKIKVAHLIARMISGGADENTLFTVKGLNKELYEIDLICGEESDEGILRKIIDEKIHIIQLKGLKWKLNFWYDPIVLIKLIQLMRKNHYDIVHTHTTKAGILGRIAARIAGVSIIVHGLHGSTFEAFNSGLLNRLLFLFERLTGGFTDAYISVSRVLSEKYIEKGIGKKENYHTVYSGMHLEKFYGVREKIDYRKKRRELGISLDDFVIGNVARLETRKGHQFLLDVFKNITEKEKKEEGKEDQAKLLIIGEGNKREYLEDYVKKLNLESKVIFTGYRKDVEELMAVMDIFALTSLREGLPRVIVQAAAVGIPSIAFNVDGVSEVIKDNYNGFLVEAKDLKHLENGIRQYMNNKDLVLLHGRNGRELIENKWSIKGMVERTDQIYQKLIREKIGEIR